One region of Wyeomyia smithii strain HCP4-BCI-WySm-NY-G18 chromosome 3, ASM2978416v1, whole genome shotgun sequence genomic DNA includes:
- the LOC129726658 gene encoding uncharacterized protein LOC129726658 — protein MVKESNTDFNRSGSTSPKSTPHPSEELVAVEPNQTGTPSCVGQTEPTGVIVGANSYQSQAKTIDNVSETNDGGIRLFKVSDYYSVEKFNRLLDKLDKGHFLIKSNFKKSYSLILTKSNSRGVNAERRSSVVSPTKDCNNDSNNNESIQVIAEVTNDKGSAVGMKRGNLIKANSSTGIYHSIGKRPESKRKLSMTHDLNSISATGKQFPSKLADIDGVSIKQAETFNKYNSKSLSLPYCNEGGKDNNNDSDEFCRSEIFDNDSIIPEGRVEFVANDQSEALEEREKSSPNRARGVENNYENIHRYSSNTVSHYSTRQIRRKSNISRSNRRQEGNNSQASLSKEEHGIVSTSSSNSNEARSKSAIPTRFFKRQDYAQPELDFPSDYSEPGCEKRTVCKRGPKLSSDLFRFPFASRKKSEKIPQLKNINLNFPNKTTGFEDQEPSHLMLVAPQWQKSERKYFTRARTQIIKLGQRCKLFGGAKVKRNRHISSYNLDDLIKATHKYEENERTSLNNKTVYKSYKSELDLTKNLTYLDTFLKETFDNEQQEPILRVATQRPARRGHKRAKSCSKTLDQMLMTAATTTTPVLMPQTTNNARTLQNLILLDETWGTGNKKVKSEQVKNNTIPSSTTASSTNKIKLASLIKMENDFNLVSANEDAFDDGRPTIGERSAKSNTTSSSLSSSDYASVYSAPSSSAGGNSSSGNKMQKLKLICTPEETLRCYQQDAVEYSSRRHSKSKVYTGTEANEGTQNLLPPLLDDSSHFSLHAANNPHPNNNPIAIENQDQELYQKDFHNASTLKLSRPTRTGESFRRSFYPDLSSRQQTASIREQRLIHKQQNNHHCHRQRHQRQHQHQRQSPLDVDLTYQEDYLEHYQNTRVAALVGLDTVLSLSCGASSTASDSNGGSSLEYYRNPSYHYTKTVIDNGSFRSNISTNEQHTDGADDDDDDDEDDTDDDDEVDDDDDINDDATVRDVGFFKAGDYCNADNNDDARVKERREITQDIVGSQDGNELGLMAARSRAHSFTNNFNHKDLLTSTRSFSRTSVKLSQAAGGNANPGFFGSYGPHRVIVSKSRKERGELVLEYEC, from the coding sequence ATGGTTAAAGAATCTAATACGGACTTCAACAGAAGTGGTAGCACTAGTCCGAAATCTACTCCACACCCCAGTGAAGAGTTGGTTGCCGTCGAACCAAACCAGACTGGCACACCCAGCTGTGTTGGCCAAACGGAACCAACTGGCGTCATTGTGGGTGCCAACAGCTATCAGTCTCAAGCAAAGACCATCGATAATGTTAGCGAAACTAATGACGGTGGCATTCGATTGTTCAAAGTAAGTGATTATTATAGTGTGGAGAAGTTCAACCGATTGCTAGATAAATTAGATAAGggtcattttttaattaaatcgaACTTTAAGAAATCTTACTCGCTAATTCTGACTAAGTCGAATAGCAGAGGAGTAAACGCAGAGCGCAGGTCGTCCGTTGTGTCTCCAACCAAAGATTGTAAcaatgatagtaataataatgaaaGCATACAAGTCATTGCGGAAGTTACTAATGACAAAGGAAGTGCTGTGGGAATGAAGCGGGGAAATTTAATTAAGGCTAACTCTAGCACTGGCATCTACCACTCGATTGGAAAGAGACCGGAAAGCAAACGGAAGCTGTCCATGACACATGATTTGAATTCCATCAGCGCTACCGGAAAGCAGTTCCCATCCAAACTGGCTGACATTGACGGGGTTAGCATTAAACAAGCGGAAACGTTCAATAAATACAATAGCAAAAGTTTATCATTGCCATACTGTAATGAAGGTGGTAAAGATAACAATAATGATAGCGATGAGTTTTGCCGGTCGGAAATATTCGATAACGACTCGATAATCCCAGAGGGACGAGTGGAGTTTGTTGCAAATGATCAAAGTGAGGCGTTGGAAGAGCGGGAGAAATCCAGTCCAAATCGTGCAAGGGGAGTGGAAAACAATTATGAAAACATACATCGATACAGCAGCAATACTGTAAGCCACTATTCCACGAGGCAAATTCGAAGGAAATCCAATATCTCGCGTAGCAATCGTCGTCAAGAGGGCAATAACAGTCAGGCAAGCCTATCGAAAGAGGAACATGGAATTGTGAGTACTAGCAGCAGTAACAGCAACGAAGCAAGAAGTAAAAGTGCCATACCTACACGCTTTTTCAAACGACAGGACTATGCTCAACCGGAGCTTGATTTCCCCTCGGATTATTCCGAGCCTGGTTGTGAAAAGCGGACAGTTTGCAAACGTGGACCAAAACTAAGCTCCGATTTGTTCCGGTTTCCATTTGCCTCTCGTAAGAAGTCGGAAAAGATACCCCAGTTGAAGAATATAAATCTTAATTTCCCCAATAAAACTACTGGCTTTGAGGACCAAGAGCCATCGCATTTGATGCTGGTTGCACCGCAATGGCAAAAGAGTGAACGGAAATATTTCACCAGAGCCAGAACACAAATCATCAAACTCGGTCAAAGGTGTAAACTCTTTGGCGGTGCCAAAGTTAAACGAAATCGGCACATCAGTTCCTACAATTTGGATGACCTAATAAAAGCCACTCACAAGTACGAGGAAAACGAAAGAACTAGTTTAAACAACAAAACTGTATATAAGAGCTACAAGTCTGAACTAGATTTAACGAAAAATCTTACATATTTGGACACGTTCCTGAAAGAAACATTCGACAACGAACAGCAAGAGCCAATATTGCGAGTTGCTACGCAGAGACCAGCACGCCGCGGGCATAAACGGGCAAAATCATGTTCCAAAACTCTTGACCAGATGTTGATGACAGCAGCAACCACAACCACACCAGTGCTGATGCCGCAGACAACCAATAACGCACGAACACTGCAGAACCTTATACTGCTGGATGAAACGTGGGGTACggggaataaaaaagttaaaagtgagCAGGTTAAAAATAACACCATACCATCATCTACGACTGCCAGCAGcactaataaaataaaattagctagtcttatcaaaatggaaaatgacTTCAACTTGGTTAGCGCAAACGAGGACGCGTTCGACGACGGTCGCCCCACGATAGGCGAACGGAGTGCCAAGAGTAATACCACTTCAAGCTCACTGAGCAGCAGTGACTACGCTTCCGTTTACAGTGCACCTTCTTCCAGCGCCGGTGGCAATAGCTCAAGTGGcaataaaatgcaaaaattgaaactgatttGTACGCCAGAGGAAACCCTCCGCTGTTACCAGCAAGATGCTGTCGAGTACTCTTCAAGGCGTCACTCAAAAAGCAAAGTCTACACCGGAACCGAGGCAAATGAAGGCACTCAGAACCTGTTGCCTCCGTTGTTAGATGATAGCAGCCACTTTTCGCTGCACGCTGCCAATAATCCCCACCCAAACAACAACCCGATCGCCATCGAAAATCAGGACCAAGAACTGTACCAAAAAGACTTTCATAACGCTTCCACCCTCAAGCTGTCGCGGCCGACTAGAACTGGAGAATCTTTCCGCAGGAGTTTTTATCCTGATTTATCTTCTCGCCAACAGACTGCCAGCATACGTGAACAGCGGTTGATTCACAAGCAGCAGAACAATCATCATTGTCATCGTCAACGCCACCAACGTCAGCACCAACATCAACGGCAGTCACCACTTGACGTTGATTTAACATATCAAGAGGATTATCTGGAGCACTATCAAAACACAAGGGTAGCAGCACTAGTGGGACTCGACACGGTACTATCGCTCAGCTGTGGAGCAAGTTCGACTGCCAGCGATAGCAATGGCGGTTCTTCATTGGAATACTATCGAAACCCCTCATATCACTATACAAAGACGGTCATCGACAACGGTTCATTCAGAAGCAACATTTCTACTAATGAACAACACACTGATggtgctgatgatgatgatgatgatgatgaagatgacactgacgacgacgacgaagttgacgatgatgatgatattAATGACGATGCCACTGTCAGGGATGTAGGCTTTTTTAAAGCCGGCGATTACTGTAACGCTGACAATAATGATGATGCTAGAGTCAAAGAGCGTCGCGAAATTACGCAAGACATCGTTGGCAGCCAGGATGGCAACGAGTTGGGACTGATGGCGGCTCGAAGCCGGGCGCACAGCTTTACCAACAATTTCAATCACAAGGATTTACTGACAAGCACCCGCTCATTCAGCCGCACCAGTGTTAAGCTCTCCCAGGCGGCGGGCGGAAATGCTAATCCGGGCTTCTTTGGAAGCTACGGCCCGCACCGAGTAATCGTCTCTAAATCGCGCAAAGAGCGCGGGGAACTGGTGCTCGAGTACGAGTGTTAG